One genomic window of Anaerohalosphaeraceae bacterium includes the following:
- the cas2 gene encoding CRISPR-associated endonuclease Cas2: protein MFVVIAYDCTDDKRRLRVAKTLLDYGDRVQYSVFEADLDKTLLKEMMQRLAQIINPQEDSVRIYHICQNCLAKTQFQGQGHLTQQETFFII from the coding sequence ATGTTTGTCGTGATTGCCTATGACTGTACCGATGATAAAAGACGGCTGAGGGTCGCCAAAACCCTGCTTGACTACGGCGACCGGGTTCAATACAGTGTGTTTGAAGCAGATTTGGACAAGACTCTTTTGAAAGAAATGATGCAGCGGCTGGCTCAGATTATCAACCCGCAGGAGGATTCCGTTCGGATCTACCATATATGCCAAAATTGTCTGGCAAAAACACAATTTCAGGGACAAGGGCACTTGACACAGCAGGAGACATTCTTTATAATCTGA
- the cas1 gene encoding CRISPR-associated endonuclease Cas1, translating to MGTVYLQEQGAKVSRQGRRLLVSKEDQPLLSIPVHRLQRLVIIGRIQLTASALALLLDRKASVVMLTSRGQVRGTLIPPDSPRAALRRRQYALAEDPAQTLLFCRELVRAKAVSAANVIRRYAYNHRNSELTKASEEILQIAARVDEQPSVETVRGIEGLVGRMYFQALVQIFHSLEMDFGGRVRRPPADPVNACLSYVYMLLTALAQNALQATDLDIYCGLMHASIRSAPALVFDFVEQFRQPIADRFVMLLFNKKILQKADFQVGRGQPAPVLLSDAARKRLIAEWEAYLQTPQRLLEKREPLSPFSLLFEQAERLEKSIQTGRIYRFYQLPL from the coding sequence ATGGGCACAGTCTATCTGCAGGAACAGGGGGCCAAAGTTTCCCGACAGGGTCGTCGACTGCTGGTTTCCAAAGAGGACCAGCCGCTGCTGTCGATACCGGTCCACCGCCTTCAGCGGCTGGTGATTATCGGACGAATCCAGCTGACGGCGTCGGCCCTGGCGCTGCTGCTGGACCGGAAGGCATCTGTGGTGATGCTTACTTCACGCGGTCAGGTTCGCGGTACGCTGATTCCGCCGGACAGTCCCCGTGCAGCGCTCCGCCGCCGGCAGTATGCACTGGCCGAAGACCCGGCTCAAACCCTTCTGTTCTGCCGCGAGCTTGTGAGGGCCAAGGCCGTTTCTGCCGCAAATGTTATCAGACGATATGCGTATAATCACCGCAATTCCGAGCTGACGAAGGCATCGGAAGAGATTCTCCAAATCGCCGCGCGGGTGGATGAACAGCCCTCCGTCGAGACCGTACGGGGCATCGAGGGTCTGGTTGGCAGAATGTATTTTCAGGCCCTCGTGCAAATCTTTCATTCGCTGGAAATGGATTTCGGCGGACGGGTTCGCCGCCCGCCGGCGGACCCGGTCAATGCCTGTCTGTCGTATGTGTATATGCTGCTGACGGCGCTGGCGCAGAACGCCCTTCAAGCGACCGATTTGGATATTTACTGCGGTCTGATGCATGCGTCGATTCGCAGCGCGCCGGCGCTGGTGTTTGATTTTGTAGAGCAGTTTCGTCAGCCGATAGCCGACCGGTTTGTCATGCTTCTGTTTAACAAAAAGATTCTTCAGAAAGCGGATTTTCAGGTCGGCAGGGGGCAGCCGGCGCCGGTTCTTTTGTCCGATGCGGCTCGAAAACGGCTGATTGCCGAATGGGAAGCATATCTGCAGACCCCGCAGCGTCTGTTGGAAAAACGGGAACCGCTGAGTCCCTTTTCTCTGCTTTTTGAGCAGGCTGAACGCCTGGAAAAGTCAATTCAGACCGGCCGAATCTACCGTTTTTATCAGCTGCCTTTGTAG